A region of Beijerinckia sp. 28-YEA-48 DNA encodes the following proteins:
- a CDS encoding multidrug efflux SMR transporter → MQALPLSPYLLLAIGIVAEITATISLKLANGWDRPLYFIPVAVGYGISFFMLALVLKQLPVGGVYAIWAGCGVAGVVLVGHWLFAESIGLRELAGFAAVIGGIALLSR, encoded by the coding sequence ATGCAAGCGCTACCTTTGTCACCGTACCTACTTCTTGCGATCGGCATCGTCGCCGAGATCACGGCAACGATCTCCCTTAAGCTCGCTAACGGCTGGGACAGGCCGCTTTACTTTATTCCGGTTGCGGTTGGCTACGGCATCTCTTTCTTCATGCTGGCGCTGGTGCTGAAGCAACTGCCAGTCGGTGGTGTCTATGCCATTTGGGCTGGATGCGGTGTCGCCGGCGTTGTTCTCGTTGGTCATTGGTTGTTTGCAGAATCTATCGGGTTACGAGAGTTAGCCGGTTTCGCAGCCGTTATCGGTGGCATAGCCTTGCTCTCGCGCTGA
- a CDS encoding tripartite tricarboxylate transporter substrate-binding protein, with amino-acid sequence MFQRRQFIASSLSLLAASLSAMPVKAEAAKYPDRPIRLIVPFAAGGGVDVFARLLAEKVRQLHGYNLIVENRPGANGAIGGAAVRNAEPDGYTLLFSASTHVMARQVMKNAPYDPLTDFAPIARVGEAPMMMIMSPALAPNSLGEMIAAARAAPDKWMFAVSALGAAGHLATIDFNRAAGLDLTIVPYRGTAPGLNDVAAGHIQLMIDPVLALLPMAQENQVKGLGVTTAKRTVLAPKFPTMSEQGLASFDHSTWYGVWAPKALPAPMVNHLNQTINEAVRQLGDEGRLAQIGLEAITQGPTEFEAFARNYVERNAELLQLAKYEPV; translated from the coding sequence ATGTTTCAGCGTCGTCAATTTATCGCGTCGTCGCTTTCGCTGCTTGCCGCATCGCTCAGCGCGATGCCTGTGAAAGCTGAGGCTGCCAAATATCCAGATCGTCCGATACGCCTGATCGTGCCTTTCGCCGCAGGGGGCGGCGTCGATGTCTTCGCGCGGCTGCTGGCCGAAAAGGTGCGCCAGCTGCACGGCTACAATCTGATCGTCGAGAACCGGCCGGGCGCCAACGGTGCGATCGGCGGGGCAGCCGTGCGCAACGCGGAGCCGGACGGCTATACATTGTTGTTCTCGGCCTCCACCCATGTGATGGCGCGCCAGGTGATGAAGAACGCGCCCTATGATCCGCTGACGGACTTCGCGCCGATCGCGCGCGTCGGCGAAGCGCCGATGATGATGATCATGTCGCCTGCGTTGGCGCCGAATTCGCTGGGCGAGATGATCGCGGCCGCCCGCGCGGCGCCTGATAAATGGATGTTCGCCGTTTCCGCGCTGGGGGCTGCCGGCCATCTGGCGACGATCGACTTTAATCGCGCGGCCGGCCTCGATTTGACGATCGTGCCGTATCGGGGAACGGCGCCGGGCTTGAATGACGTGGCCGCCGGTCACATCCAACTGATGATTGATCCGGTGCTGGCGCTTTTGCCCATGGCGCAGGAAAATCAGGTGAAGGGATTGGGTGTCACGACCGCCAAACGGACCGTGCTTGCGCCCAAATTTCCAACCATGAGTGAGCAGGGGCTGGCATCCTTCGACCACTCAACCTGGTATGGCGTATGGGCTCCGAAGGCTTTGCCGGCCCCGATGGTCAACCACCTCAATCAGACGATCAACGAAGCGGTGCGCCAGCTCGGTGACGAGGGGCGTCTCGCGCAGATCGGGCTTGAGGCCATCACCCAAGGGCCAACCGAGTTCGAGGCCTTTGCGCGAAACTATGTCGAGCGCAACGCCGAGCTTTTGCAGCTCGCCAAATATGAGCCTGTTTAG
- a CDS encoding dihydrodipicolinate synthase family protein, with product MSIMDLRGVNPAPVTAFTRDGDLDPKANADLARWLASVKGVKSLVILGHAGEGTFLTSEEQLELIRIYVDAVGKQVPIIAGITGEGTKVAALEAKRAAEAGAIGALVYPNHGWLRFGFQKGAPQDRYKAIHEASGLQCILFQYPNATKATYDLQTQLEISAQPGVVATKNGVRDMKRWDTEIPVLRKEFPDLQILTCHDEWLLPTMFDVDGMLVGYGSLAPEPLVEYLAAGKARDYNAARAIHDRLLPLTKTVYHRGSHMEGTCALKLGLVARGKLEHATVRSPLLPLAAGAEKEIRDALAQVGLLPSKVAEAA from the coding sequence ATGTCTATTATGGACCTCCGCGGCGTAAATCCCGCTCCGGTCACCGCTTTCACCCGCGATGGCGATCTCGATCCCAAGGCCAATGCCGATCTGGCGCGTTGGCTGGCGTCGGTGAAGGGCGTCAAGAGTCTCGTCATCCTCGGGCATGCTGGCGAAGGCACGTTCCTGACCTCGGAAGAACAGCTTGAACTGATCAGGATCTATGTCGACGCCGTCGGCAAGCAGGTGCCGATCATCGCCGGCATCACCGGGGAGGGTACGAAGGTCGCAGCCCTCGAGGCCAAGCGGGCGGCTGAAGCAGGCGCCATCGGCGCGCTGGTTTATCCCAACCACGGCTGGCTGCGCTTCGGCTTCCAGAAGGGCGCGCCTCAGGATCGCTACAAGGCCATTCACGAGGCTTCCGGCCTGCAATGCATCCTGTTCCAATATCCCAACGCCACCAAGGCGACTTATGACCTGCAGACGCAACTTGAGATATCAGCGCAACCAGGCGTCGTCGCCACCAAGAACGGCGTGCGCGATATGAAGCGCTGGGACACGGAAATCCCGGTGCTGCGCAAGGAGTTCCCGGACCTGCAAATCCTCACCTGCCACGATGAATGGCTGCTGCCGACCATGTTCGATGTCGATGGCATGCTTGTTGGCTACGGCAGTCTCGCGCCGGAACCGCTGGTTGAGTATCTCGCCGCCGGGAAGGCCCGCGACTACAACGCGGCGCGCGCCATTCATGACCGCCTGCTGCCGTTGACCAAGACCGTCTATCATCGCGGTTCGCATATGGAAGGCACCTGCGCCCTCAAGCTTGGTCTTGTGGCGCGCGGCAAGCTCGAACACGCCACCGTGCGTTCGCCGCTTCTGCCGCTGGCCGCCGGCGCGGAGAAGGAAATCCGCGACGCACTTGCTCAGGTCGGTCTGCTCCCGTCGAAAGTTGCGGAAGCCGCCTGA
- a CDS encoding DNA-binding domain-containing protein encodes MLSESSSYNQGARPPSYTAAFAASLLDPAAQAPAILKGSGEIGVTHRYTIYRNNVTVSLIEALAAIYPAVQRMTGTDFFRAMARSHVRSSPPRSPLLFEYGRDFPAFIEQYEYARPLPYLADVARIERAWLDAYHAADIDPLQPSVFASLPSDKLADLILTPHPATRIIRSGYPSITLFSAHRTERDPPALLDTAAPEDALVTRPGLDVLVQYLPPGQSTFLGSLITGHPLGEAAAAALRTSSTFDIATGIAGMIEAGAFCAIRVGETP; translated from the coding sequence ATGCTGTCTGAATCATCAAGCTACAATCAAGGAGCGAGGCCGCCATCGTACACCGCGGCGTTCGCGGCGTCCCTGCTTGATCCTGCCGCGCAAGCGCCAGCCATCCTGAAGGGTTCGGGCGAGATCGGCGTAACCCATCGTTACACCATCTATCGCAACAACGTCACGGTCAGTCTGATCGAAGCGCTCGCTGCTATCTATCCCGCCGTGCAACGGATGACCGGCACGGATTTCTTCAGGGCGATGGCGCGTTCTCACGTCAGGTCCTCGCCGCCCCGGTCGCCGCTTCTCTTCGAGTACGGACGCGACTTTCCAGCCTTTATCGAACAATACGAATATGCACGGCCCCTGCCTTACCTCGCGGACGTAGCAAGAATCGAGCGCGCCTGGCTCGATGCCTATCACGCGGCAGACATCGATCCTTTGCAGCCTAGCGTGTTCGCATCGCTCCCGTCGGACAAGCTGGCCGATCTCATTCTGACGCCCCATCCGGCAACACGGATCATCCGTTCTGGCTATCCGTCGATTACCCTTTTCTCCGCCCATCGAACGGAACGAGATCCGCCCGCATTGTTGGACACCGCTGCCCCCGAGGACGCTCTCGTCACACGGCCTGGCCTTGATGTCCTCGTCCAGTATCTACCTCCAGGGCAATCGACTTTCCTTGGCTCTCTCATCACGGGGCATCCGCTGGGCGAAGCCGCGGCGGCAGCGCTTCGGACATCCAGCACCTTCGACATCGCCACCGGCATCGCCGGGATGATCGAGGCTGGCGCTTTCTGTGCCATTCGTGTGGGAGAAACCCCATGA
- a CDS encoding DoxX family protein, translating into MTISNRKKLTERLTVWNRLLQALASPSLTQFVLRVALAVPFWRSGILKWDGFLQLNDNAITLFSDEFMLHLPGGPYPFPVPAVMAFLSGCAEVTLPILLVLGLATRTAALGLLFMTLVVQLTVPEGWPIHISWAAMALAIMAWGPGRASVDHAVRHFLQGPAPEGTSPSDERQSNSP; encoded by the coding sequence ATGACCATTTCGAACAGGAAGAAACTCACAGAGCGCCTGACAGTTTGGAACCGCCTGCTTCAGGCTCTCGCCTCGCCCTCACTGACGCAATTTGTGCTGCGTGTGGCGCTGGCCGTTCCGTTCTGGCGATCGGGCATTCTGAAATGGGACGGATTTCTGCAGCTCAACGACAATGCGATCACGCTCTTCTCCGATGAGTTCATGCTGCATTTGCCGGGCGGGCCTTATCCGTTTCCGGTCCCGGCCGTAATGGCTTTTCTCTCCGGATGCGCGGAAGTCACCTTGCCCATTCTTCTGGTTCTCGGTCTGGCCACCAGAACGGCTGCGCTCGGGCTGCTGTTCATGACCCTGGTTGTGCAACTCACGGTCCCCGAGGGCTGGCCCATTCATATTTCCTGGGCGGCGATGGCGCTTGCCATCATGGCTTGGGGACCGGGACGTGCGTCAGTCGATCATGCCGTGCGGCACTTCTTGCAAGGACCGGCGCCGGAGGGAACCTCACCTAGCGACGAACGCCAGTCCAATTCCCCATGA
- a CDS encoding SDR family oxidoreductase, producing MDYSAEILITGATGLLGGAMLVEALANRPDIHWTALVRGDDVGHARARLQKRFARFCTSEQEVMALTRKIDIIAGDLSTLKQISKTVLQRTTGILHLAADTSFSTHQGIWDTNFDGTMALASLAHRMPRLSRFLHVSTATICGSEPNPIVYEGDYPQIRTHHMVEYTRAKAATEFFLHERFRDLPLIVARPSIVAGHTRLGARPSSSIFWFARFAEAVGLIPSSRNCYVDIVPSDWTGNALLHLLTKPTLAHTTYHLSAGLGSRTNWMELADAFARLRGEARAEPPPDPFDPADRSLLQKRFRERLGYEGSMAKLMVRAAERYYRFCSLNTTFDNSRLLAEGMEPPPSLAGYLDVCLRNPPNVSILDAFLDDAEMFVPIGVEAPVRTVWDRQAVSA from the coding sequence TTGGACTATAGCGCTGAAATTCTGATCACCGGAGCCACAGGTTTGCTCGGCGGCGCAATGCTCGTCGAAGCCTTGGCTAACCGACCTGACATTCATTGGACGGCTCTTGTTCGCGGCGATGACGTCGGTCATGCGCGTGCGCGCTTACAGAAGCGCTTCGCGCGCTTCTGCACGAGCGAACAAGAAGTGATGGCGCTGACACGCAAGATCGACATCATTGCTGGCGATCTCTCGACTCTGAAGCAGATCTCTAAAACAGTATTGCAGCGCACGACGGGCATTCTTCATCTGGCTGCCGACACCTCTTTTTCGACCCATCAAGGCATCTGGGACACCAACTTCGATGGCACGATGGCTCTGGCGAGTTTGGCGCATCGCATGCCCCGTCTATCGCGGTTCCTCCATGTCAGCACCGCGACGATCTGCGGTAGCGAGCCTAATCCTATCGTCTATGAAGGCGATTATCCGCAGATCCGCACCCACCACATGGTCGAATATACGCGCGCGAAGGCGGCGACCGAGTTCTTCCTGCATGAACGCTTTCGCGATCTCCCGCTGATCGTTGCACGTCCGTCGATCGTCGCCGGGCACACGCGTCTTGGCGCGCGGCCTTCGTCATCGATATTCTGGTTTGCGCGTTTCGCCGAAGCCGTCGGCCTGATTCCGTCATCGCGAAATTGCTATGTGGATATCGTTCCGTCTGATTGGACGGGCAATGCTCTCTTGCATCTTTTGACCAAGCCCACCTTGGCGCACACGACCTATCATCTCTCGGCAGGTCTTGGTTCGCGCACGAACTGGATGGAGCTCGCCGACGCCTTTGCCCGTTTGCGTGGCGAGGCGCGTGCCGAGCCGCCGCCAGATCCCTTTGATCCCGCTGATCGCTCTCTCTTGCAGAAGCGCTTTCGAGAACGGCTTGGCTACGAGGGCTCGATGGCTAAACTGATGGTGCGCGCCGCCGAGCGGTACTATCGTTTCTGCTCGCTCAATACCACGTTCGACAACAGCCGCTTGCTTGCTGAAGGCATGGAGCCACCGCCGTCCTTGGCTGGATATCTCGATGTTTGTCTGCGCAATCCACCCAACGTCAGTATTCTCGACGCTTTTCTCGACGATGCGGAAATGTTCGTTCCCATCGGCGTCGAAGCCCCCGTGCGCACTGTGTGGGACCGACAGGCTGTTTCGGCTTAG
- a CDS encoding MipA/OmpV family protein produces MMRYLPLISALLLSSAPAFADDTPLSDKPAKEWLVTLGGITAVGARYPGASDLSFYALPWISYRRVGQPAEFFSPDDGFDVTLFDSGSFSFGPVADLRAGRTDNALLKTMGARDLPWGIDAGVFAEFWPIEGRLRTRVELRQGLTRGNNGAVADFAADWVSKFDNVTFALGPRLSLGDSRYMRNYFASTTPLFVPKAGVKSVGAMTSVLIALSPRWSTTVFTRVDRLIGAAGDSPLVMRQGSRWQTYSGVGVAYTFSL; encoded by the coding sequence ATGATGCGTTATCTCCCACTCATTTCAGCTCTGCTCCTAAGCAGCGCTCCAGCTTTCGCTGACGACACTCCGCTCAGCGACAAGCCGGCCAAAGAGTGGCTTGTGACATTGGGTGGCATCACGGCCGTTGGCGCACGCTATCCAGGCGCGAGCGACTTGAGCTTTTATGCCCTGCCCTGGATCTCGTACCGCCGGGTCGGCCAGCCAGCTGAATTCTTTTCGCCCGACGATGGCTTCGACGTGACGCTGTTTGACAGCGGCAGCTTTTCCTTTGGTCCGGTGGCCGATCTGCGGGCCGGCCGCACAGACAATGCGCTGCTGAAAACCATGGGGGCCCGCGATTTGCCGTGGGGAATCGACGCCGGCGTCTTCGCTGAATTCTGGCCGATCGAGGGACGCCTGCGCACGCGCGTGGAGCTGCGCCAGGGGCTGACGCGCGGCAACAATGGTGCTGTGGCTGATTTCGCGGCTGACTGGGTGAGCAAATTCGACAATGTGACCTTCGCGCTGGGCCCGCGCCTGTCACTTGGCGATAGCCGCTACATGCGCAACTATTTTGCTTCGACCACCCCGCTGTTCGTTCCGAAGGCAGGTGTTAAATCGGTCGGCGCGATGACCTCCGTGTTGATCGCTCTGTCACCGCGCTGGTCGACCACTGTTTTCACGCGCGTCGATCGACTTATCGGCGCTGCCGGCGACAGCCCCCTGGTGATGCGTCAAGGCTCCCGCTGGCAGACCTACTCAGGCGTCGGCGTCGCCTACACGTTCAGCCTTTGA
- a CDS encoding cold-shock protein, translating into MATGTVKWFNDQKGYGFIAPDDGGKDVFVHVSAVEQAGMRGLNEGQKLNYEIVTDSRSGKASAGKLQAA; encoded by the coding sequence ATGGCAACCGGAACAGTTAAGTGGTTTAACGACCAAAAGGGTTATGGATTTATTGCTCCCGATGATGGCGGCAAGGACGTTTTCGTCCATGTTTCCGCTGTGGAGCAGGCTGGCATGCGCGGCCTCAACGAAGGCCAGAAGCTGAACTACGAAATCGTGACCGACAGCAGAAGCGGCAAAGCTTCGGCTGGCAAGCTTCAAGCTGCCTAA
- a CDS encoding LacI family DNA-binding transcriptional regulator: protein MSQDLEFLERQSRVTLHDVAAAAGVSKSTVSRILDERLPRSDSDTAKRVRQVAADLGYVRDGSAASLRRGTTMTIGMVVPRLTDTVMAMLYEALSRACSRTGRFAIVAITEDEPKADRAAAQTLLQRGVDGLVLSTARTDDDFPQELTARGVPFVLALRTDGQSLSSIADDRLGGYLATRHLLDLGHRRIGLIAGPDYASSSQGRIKGYRQAMAEADVTVDPALIVPSTFGIDSGAEAAEALMRLPSPPTAIFAVNDNTAIGALSTLQRLGLSVPGDVSLVGYNDIPIVSRLPTPLTSVRVPFDQIASAALDLLTGGPTGAQDRIRIATPTLIPRRSTARPNTR, encoded by the coding sequence GTGTCTCAGGACCTAGAATTTCTAGAACGGCAGTCGCGCGTGACCTTGCATGACGTCGCGGCCGCCGCCGGCGTTTCCAAATCGACGGTTTCCCGCATCCTCGACGAACGGCTGCCAAGATCCGACAGCGACACCGCCAAACGCGTGCGCCAGGTCGCGGCCGACCTCGGCTATGTCCGCGACGGCTCGGCCGCCAGCCTCCGGCGCGGCACCACCATGACCATCGGCATGGTCGTCCCCCGGCTGACCGACACCGTCATGGCCATGCTGTATGAAGCCCTGTCGCGCGCCTGCAGCCGCACCGGCCGCTTCGCTATCGTGGCGATCACGGAAGACGAGCCGAAGGCCGACCGCGCGGCGGCGCAGACGCTGTTGCAGCGGGGTGTCGATGGACTGGTGCTATCGACCGCCCGCACCGACGATGATTTCCCGCAAGAGCTCACCGCGCGCGGCGTGCCCTTCGTCCTGGCCCTGCGCACGGACGGACAAAGCCTTTCCTCGATCGCCGACGATCGGCTCGGCGGCTATCTGGCGACCCGCCACCTGCTCGACCTGGGCCATCGGCGCATCGGCCTGATCGCCGGCCCCGACTATGCTTCGAGCAGCCAGGGGCGCATCAAAGGCTATCGGCAAGCGATGGCGGAAGCCGATGTGACGGTTGATCCGGCACTGATTGTCCCATCGACCTTCGGGATCGACTCTGGCGCCGAGGCGGCGGAAGCGCTGATGCGCCTGCCCTCCCCACCGACGGCGATCTTCGCCGTCAACGACAATACCGCGATCGGTGCGCTTTCGACCCTGCAAAGATTGGGCTTGTCGGTGCCAGGCGATGTCTCGCTGGTCGGCTACAACGACATCCCGATCGTCAGCCGCCTGCCGACGCCGCTGACCTCGGTCCGCGTGCCGTTCGATCAGATCGCCAGCGCCGCGCTGGACTTGCTGACGGGCGGACCAACCGGCGCGCAGGACCGGATCAGAATCGCGACACCGACGCTTATCCCGCGGCGATCAACGGCCCGGCCAAATACGCGTTGA
- a CDS encoding pilus assembly protein TadG-related protein: MAMAKYVAEFVAHEVSTVRRLAPPSIKFLRDCRGSTMIVTAVALTALMGFVALGVDMGSLFLQSRRQQTANDLAALAAASDLTHASAAALATLAQNKTSSTAGVVVQTGTYTPDPTLTPSARFVANTSSGINAARVTVQTQQPIYFGRILSLFNGAGANSTAVNVSSSAIAATNAQASFTVGSRLLSLNGGVINTVLGSLLGTSISLSVMDYQSLASAKVDLFSFMDQLATRLNLTALSYSQILATSVHTADVLQAVQSAASANSANSAGAIAALAQIAAAKQGSSDLISLSSLLSLGVYGARVPGEGDPLNATISALNLVSTIAQISGGANQLSASLGLSLPGIASINLALAIGQRPVGTSAISVGAVGSTAYTAQTRLLLTISLIGSGKASLINVPIYIEVATAYARLTALSCSPSNINTASVTLGVKPGVIDAWIANVTPAAMTNITAPISPGPATLVNAIGVVTVTGSAHVSMSNMTETPLTFSYADITAGTVKSTSTTDFTTSLLTSLIGNLNLQSTALGGLLNLDLLGLGGLLGTQNLVTSTLTAATSSIDGVLVSVLTALGINIGEADTWVTGVSCGNAVLVN, encoded by the coding sequence ATGGCAATGGCCAAGTATGTTGCTGAGTTTGTTGCTCACGAGGTTTCGACGGTGCGGCGGCTCGCACCACCCTCGATCAAGTTCCTCCGTGATTGTCGTGGATCAACGATGATCGTGACGGCCGTCGCTCTGACCGCGCTGATGGGCTTCGTGGCGCTGGGCGTTGATATGGGTTCACTGTTCCTTCAGTCACGTCGCCAGCAAACGGCAAATGATCTGGCAGCGCTCGCGGCCGCGAGTGATCTGACCCATGCATCCGCGGCGGCGCTAGCCACGCTGGCGCAAAACAAGACGTCCAGTACCGCGGGGGTTGTGGTCCAAACCGGAACCTATACCCCTGATCCGACCTTGACGCCGAGCGCGCGCTTCGTCGCGAATACATCGTCAGGCATCAACGCCGCGCGCGTCACGGTGCAAACGCAACAGCCAATCTATTTTGGTCGCATTCTCAGCCTTTTCAACGGAGCGGGAGCGAACTCCACAGCGGTCAATGTGAGTTCTTCGGCGATTGCGGCAACCAATGCCCAGGCCTCCTTCACGGTTGGATCGCGGCTGTTGAGCCTGAATGGAGGTGTCATCAACACGGTTCTGGGCAGCCTGTTGGGCACGAGTATTTCGCTGTCGGTGATGGACTATCAATCGCTCGCTAGCGCCAAGGTCGATCTCTTCAGTTTCATGGATCAGTTGGCGACGCGCCTCAACCTGACGGCACTGAGCTATTCGCAGATTCTGGCGACCAGCGTTCACACGGCCGATGTGTTGCAGGCGGTGCAGAGCGCGGCGAGCGCCAATTCCGCTAACAGCGCCGGAGCCATCGCAGCACTTGCCCAGATCGCCGCCGCGAAACAAGGCTCAAGTGATCTGATCAGTCTGTCGTCGCTTTTGTCCCTCGGTGTCTATGGGGCGCGCGTTCCAGGGGAGGGCGATCCGCTGAACGCGACCATTTCGGCGTTGAATCTTGTCTCCACCATTGCGCAGATTTCTGGGGGCGCCAATCAGCTCAGTGCGTCCCTGGGCCTGTCATTGCCGGGCATCGCCTCGATCAATCTGGCGCTCGCGATTGGCCAACGGCCCGTCGGGACAAGTGCGATTTCCGTGGGTGCCGTCGGTTCCACAGCTTATACGGCGCAGACCCGCTTGTTGTTGACCATCAGTCTGATCGGGTCCGGCAAGGCGTCTTTAATCAATGTCCCGATTTATATCGAGGTCGCTACTGCCTATGCGCGCCTGACGGCTTTGAGCTGTTCGCCCTCCAATATTAACACAGCCAGCGTGACCCTTGGCGTCAAACCCGGTGTAATCGATGCCTGGATCGCGAATGTAACGCCGGCTGCCATGACCAATATAACAGCGCCGATCTCGCCTGGCCCAGCCACCTTGGTCAATGCGATAGGCGTTGTCACCGTCACCGGCAGCGCCCATGTCTCCATGAGCAATATGACGGAGACGCCGCTGACGTTCAGCTACGCCGATATCACGGCAGGCACGGTCAAATCGACATCGACGACCGATTTCACCACATCGCTGCTGACGAGCTTGATCGGCAATCTGAACCTGCAATCTACGGCGCTTGGTGGATTGTTGAATCTGGATCTTCTCGGGCTTGGCGGGCTGCTGGGAACCCAAAACCTTGTGACCAGTACCCTGACGGCGGCGACCAGTTCGATCGACGGCGTTCTCGTCAGTGTCCTGACCGCTCTCGGCATCAACATCGGTGAGGCCGACACCTGGGTCACAGGCGTCAGTTGTGGCAATGCCGTCTTGGTCAACTGA